Proteins from one Streptomyces sp. NBC_00289 genomic window:
- a CDS encoding cyclase family protein, giving the protein MAEPEPGQPGPGAPNPDSRPQSRAAFDALYARLRQQADTAGPAASADGRGALSTITPARVLAAAAEVLSGLTVSLSSPIETGVAPDNPRPAGHRLTSGPEAETADRELHFATDHFSMNVHGDADSHLDALCHVVFDGTLHGGVPASTVTAEGATALSVDLVRNGIVGRGVLLDIPRLRGVPWLEPGDHVTADDLRAAEAAQGVRVGTGDILLVRVGHRRRREEAGPWDASRSRAGLHPDAMEFLAERRVAVLGSDGNNDTAPSLTEGVDFPVHVLGIHALGLHFMDYLQFEDLVPLCEEADRWSFLCVVAPLRLPAATGSPVNPIAVL; this is encoded by the coding sequence GTGGCTGAGCCGGAACCCGGGCAACCGGGTCCGGGCGCGCCCAACCCTGACAGCCGCCCGCAGAGCCGAGCCGCCTTCGACGCCCTGTACGCGCGCCTGCGACAGCAGGCGGACACCGCCGGGCCGGCGGCATCCGCCGACGGCCGCGGGGCGCTGTCCACCATCACACCGGCGCGGGTCCTCGCCGCGGCGGCCGAGGTCCTCTCCGGCCTGACGGTCTCCCTGTCGTCCCCGATCGAGACCGGCGTGGCTCCCGACAATCCGCGTCCGGCCGGCCACCGGCTCACCAGCGGCCCCGAGGCCGAAACCGCGGACAGAGAGCTGCACTTCGCCACCGACCACTTCTCCATGAACGTTCACGGCGACGCGGACAGCCACCTCGACGCTCTGTGTCACGTCGTCTTCGACGGCACGCTGCACGGCGGCGTCCCGGCGAGCACCGTGACGGCGGAGGGTGCCACGGCTCTGTCCGTCGACCTGGTTCGCAACGGAATCGTCGGCCGTGGCGTCCTGCTCGACATCCCGCGGCTGCGGGGCGTGCCGTGGCTGGAGCCGGGTGACCACGTCACCGCCGACGACCTCAGAGCCGCCGAGGCCGCCCAAGGCGTGCGGGTCGGGACCGGGGACATCCTCCTCGTGCGGGTCGGCCATCGCCGCAGGCGTGAGGAGGCAGGGCCGTGGGATGCCTCGCGCAGCCGGGCCGGCCTGCACCCGGATGCGATGGAGTTTCTAGCCGAGCGGCGGGTCGCCGTACTGGGCAGCGACGGGAACAACGACACGGCCCCCAGCCTCACCGAGGGCGTGGACTTCCCCGTGCACGTTCTGGGCATCCACGCCCTTGGGCTGCACTTCATGGACTACCTGCAATTCGAGGACCTGGTGCCGCTCTGCGAGGAGGCGGACCGCTGGTCGTTCCTCTGTGTCGTCGCACCCCTGCGGCTCCCAGCGGCTAC
- a CDS encoding ABC transporter permease → MTAPVEVTGSAAEAQPESVLSGMGEGIEGRSLGQIAWMRFKRDKVAVAGGIVVVCLMVLAVFAKVIESVFKLDPDAFHQNLIDPVQLRPKGAWGGISWDHPLGVEPQFGRDLLARIIEGAWVSLAVAFGATLLSVTLGTVLGVAAGYYGGWVDTVISRLMDIFLAFPLLLFAIALSASLQGGAFGLHGLTLHISVLIFVIGFFSWPYMGRIIRGQTLSLREREFIDAARTLGARGPHILFKQLLPNLVAPIIVYSTLLIPTNILFEAGLSFLGVGIQPPQASWGGMLNQAISLYQADPWFMLVPGLAIFITVLAFNLLGDGLRDALDPRSK, encoded by the coding sequence ATGACGGCCCCCGTAGAGGTCACCGGCTCAGCTGCCGAAGCGCAGCCGGAGTCCGTGCTGTCCGGGATGGGCGAGGGGATCGAGGGCCGGTCGCTCGGGCAGATCGCATGGATGCGGTTCAAGCGAGACAAGGTCGCGGTCGCGGGCGGCATCGTCGTTGTCTGCCTGATGGTGCTGGCAGTCTTCGCCAAGGTCATCGAATCCGTCTTCAAGCTTGATCCGGACGCCTTCCACCAGAATCTGATCGACCCGGTGCAGCTCAGGCCCAAAGGGGCCTGGGGCGGGATCAGCTGGGACCATCCCCTCGGCGTCGAGCCGCAGTTCGGCCGCGACCTGCTCGCACGGATCATCGAAGGTGCGTGGGTGTCGCTGGCAGTCGCATTCGGCGCGACTTTGCTGTCGGTGACCCTCGGCACGGTGCTGGGCGTGGCCGCCGGCTACTACGGGGGCTGGGTCGACACCGTGATCAGCCGCCTCATGGACATATTCCTGGCATTCCCCCTGCTGCTCTTCGCGATCGCGCTGTCCGCATCGCTGCAGGGCGGTGCCTTCGGACTCCACGGGCTGACGCTCCATATCAGTGTGCTGATCTTCGTGATCGGTTTCTTCAGCTGGCCCTATATGGGCCGCATCATTCGGGGCCAGACGCTTTCGCTGCGCGAGCGCGAGTTCATCGACGCGGCACGCACCCTGGGCGCCCGGGGGCCGCACATCCTGTTCAAGCAACTGCTGCCGAACCTCGTCGCGCCGATCATCGTCTACTCGACGCTGCTGATCCCGACGAACATCCTCTTCGAGGCCGGTCTGAGCTTCCTCGGCGTCGGCATCCAGCCGCCGCAGGCGTCCTGGGGCGGCATGCTCAACCAGGCCATCAGCCTCTACCAGGCCGATCCGTGGTTCATGCTCGTCCCGGGTCTGGCGATCTTCATCACTGTTCTGGCATTCAACCTGCTCGGCGACGGACTCCGGGACGCCCTGGACCCGCGGAGCAAATGA
- a CDS encoding glycoside hydrolase family 15 protein: MDRYPPIANHGLVGDLQTAALVSSEGVVNWFCSPRFDSPSVFASLLDHDGGGYFRLAPEHSDVTCKQLYYPDTGVLVTRFMSPEGVGEVIDWMPANTSRTPTDRHSLTRVIRVVRGTVRFVLECRPRFDYGRADHELDLRPQGAVFRGPGIAGHLQASFPLVRDGQDVKGAVTLGIGESAAAVFTTCAVDGEAPPPLTVEGVTEALWREVDFWQKWLHTSHYRGRWAEMVNRSAITIKLLTYHPTGAPVAAATMGLPEQVGGERNWDYRYTWVRDGSLSVRALLDLGFTEEASAFTKWLGERMRDREDLPGERLQIMYRVDGDPHLTEEILDHWEGYRGSRPVRAGNAAADQLQLDIYGEAIYAMAEGMDVSEELGFHGWKGLARTLDWLSDNWDRPDEGVWETRGGRSDFTFSRVMCWVAFDRGLRLATELSRPGDIPRWRNARDSILEQVMDKGWSQSEQALVQHYGGDVLDASLLLIPRVGFLAAKSPGWLSTLDAMERKLVSDSLVYRYDPAASPDGLRGSEGTFSLCTYLYVDALARAGRIRPARYTFEKMHTYANHVGLFAEEIGPSGEQLGNFPQAFTHLSLIMAASTLDEAINRQRQRG; encoded by the coding sequence ATGGACCGCTATCCCCCCATCGCCAACCACGGTCTGGTGGGCGACCTCCAGACCGCCGCCCTGGTGTCCTCGGAGGGCGTGGTGAACTGGTTCTGCTCGCCGAGGTTCGACTCGCCGAGTGTCTTCGCCTCGCTGCTCGATCACGACGGCGGCGGGTATTTCCGGCTGGCACCCGAGCACTCGGACGTGACGTGCAAGCAGCTCTACTACCCGGACACCGGTGTGCTGGTCACGAGGTTCATGTCCCCGGAGGGCGTCGGCGAGGTCATCGACTGGATGCCCGCGAACACCAGCCGGACCCCCACCGACCGCCACAGCCTGACGCGGGTGATCCGCGTGGTGCGCGGCACCGTCCGGTTCGTCCTGGAGTGCAGGCCGCGCTTCGACTACGGCCGGGCCGACCACGAGCTGGATCTACGGCCCCAGGGGGCGGTGTTCCGGGGGCCCGGGATCGCGGGTCACCTGCAGGCGTCCTTTCCGCTGGTACGGGACGGGCAGGACGTGAAAGGCGCGGTCACTCTCGGCATCGGGGAGTCGGCCGCCGCCGTGTTCACGACGTGCGCCGTCGACGGCGAGGCGCCACCTCCGCTCACGGTCGAAGGCGTGACGGAGGCGCTGTGGCGTGAGGTGGACTTCTGGCAGAAGTGGCTGCACACCTCCCACTACCGGGGGCGTTGGGCCGAGATGGTGAACCGCTCCGCCATCACGATCAAACTCCTCACCTACCACCCGACCGGCGCTCCCGTCGCCGCCGCCACCATGGGTCTGCCGGAGCAGGTCGGCGGTGAGCGCAACTGGGACTACCGGTACACGTGGGTGAGGGACGGATCGCTCTCCGTGCGCGCTCTGCTCGACCTCGGGTTCACCGAGGAGGCGTCGGCGTTCACCAAATGGCTGGGCGAGCGGATGCGCGACCGGGAGGACCTGCCCGGCGAGCGTCTGCAGATCATGTACCGGGTCGACGGGGACCCGCACCTGACCGAGGAGATCCTCGACCACTGGGAGGGCTACCGGGGATCAAGGCCCGTACGCGCCGGCAACGCCGCCGCGGACCAGTTGCAGCTCGACATCTACGGTGAGGCCATCTACGCGATGGCCGAGGGCATGGATGTCAGCGAGGAACTGGGCTTCCACGGCTGGAAGGGGCTCGCCCGAACGCTGGACTGGCTGTCCGACAACTGGGACCGTCCGGACGAGGGAGTCTGGGAGACGCGCGGGGGCCGCAGTGACTTCACGTTCAGCCGGGTGATGTGCTGGGTCGCCTTCGACCGGGGTCTGCGCCTGGCCACGGAACTCAGCCGGCCCGGCGACATCCCGCGCTGGCGCAACGCCCGCGACAGCATCCTCGAACAGGTGATGGACAAGGGCTGGAGCCAGTCCGAGCAGGCCCTGGTGCAGCACTACGGCGGAGACGTCCTGGACGCCTCCCTCCTGCTGATCCCGCGCGTGGGGTTTCTCGCCGCGAAGAGCCCCGGCTGGCTCTCCACCTTGGACGCCATGGAGCGCAAGCTCGTCTCGGACAGCCTCGTGTACCGCTACGACCCTGCCGCCTCCCCGGACGGCCTGCGCGGCTCGGAGGGCACCTTCAGCCTCTGCACCTACCTCTACGTCGACGCCCTGGCCCGCGCCGGGCGGATCCGTCCGGCCCGCTACACCTTCGAGAAGATGCATACCTACGCCAACCACGTCGGCCTGTTCGCCGAGGAGATCGGCCCCAGTGGTGAGCAACTGGGCAACTTCCCGCAGGCGTTCACCCACTTGTCGCTCATCATGGCGGCATCGACCCTGGACGAGGCCATCAACCGGCAGCGGCAACGTGGCTGA
- a CDS encoding acetyl-CoA C-acyltransferase: protein MSAFLYSATRTPFGRFNGALAGVRPDDLAAAAITSTLARVPGLDPAAIDDVVWGNANGAGEDNRNVGRMAALLAGLPVSVPGTTVNRLCGSSLDAAMAASRTIESGDAEVVLTGGVESMTRAPWVLPKSAKPFPAGDVTAVSTTLGWRLVNPRMPKEWTVSLGEANEQLQERFGISRERQDAFAARSHQLAHAAWESGFYDDLVVPVEGVDLTRDEGIRAGSTPEVLAGLRPVFRTAEQGGTITAGNASPLNDGASAVLLGSEKAAATIGADPIARIAGRGVMALEPQAFGYAPVEAANRALGRAGIGWDQVGAVELNEAFAVQSLACLDAWKIDPGIVNQKGGAIAIGHPLGASGGRVLATLAKVLRETRQRYGVATICIGVGQGLAVVLENCAVTESGR, encoded by the coding sequence ATGAGTGCCTTCCTCTACTCCGCCACACGCACGCCGTTCGGCCGCTTCAACGGCGCGCTGGCCGGCGTTCGCCCCGACGACCTCGCCGCCGCCGCGATCACCTCGACGCTCGCCAGGGTGCCGGGCCTCGACCCTGCCGCGATCGACGACGTGGTGTGGGGCAACGCCAACGGCGCCGGCGAGGACAACCGCAACGTCGGCCGCATGGCGGCGCTGCTCGCCGGGCTCCCGGTGAGCGTGCCCGGCACCACCGTCAACCGGCTGTGCGGCTCCAGCCTCGACGCGGCGATGGCGGCGAGCCGCACGATCGAGTCCGGCGACGCCGAGGTGGTGCTGACCGGCGGCGTGGAGTCCATGACACGTGCGCCGTGGGTGCTGCCCAAGTCGGCGAAGCCGTTCCCGGCCGGGGATGTCACCGCGGTCTCGACCACGCTCGGCTGGCGGCTGGTCAACCCGCGGATGCCGAAGGAGTGGACGGTCAGCCTCGGCGAGGCCAACGAGCAGCTCCAAGAGCGCTTCGGGATCTCCCGCGAACGGCAGGACGCCTTCGCCGCCCGCTCCCACCAACTCGCCCACGCGGCATGGGAGTCGGGCTTCTACGACGACCTGGTGGTGCCGGTCGAAGGCGTCGACCTGACCCGCGACGAGGGCATCCGGGCCGGATCCACACCGGAGGTCCTGGCCGGGCTGCGGCCGGTCTTCCGTACGGCGGAGCAGGGTGGCACCATCACCGCGGGCAACGCCAGCCCGCTCAACGACGGTGCCTCCGCGGTGCTGCTGGGCAGCGAGAAGGCCGCGGCCACGATCGGGGCCGATCCGATCGCCCGCATCGCCGGGCGCGGCGTGATGGCGCTGGAGCCGCAGGCGTTCGGCTACGCCCCCGTCGAGGCCGCCAACCGCGCGCTGGGCCGGGCCGGGATCGGCTGGGACCAGGTGGGCGCGGTCGAGCTCAACGAGGCCTTCGCCGTGCAGTCGCTCGCCTGCCTGGACGCGTGGAAGATCGACCCCGGCATCGTCAACCAGAAGGGCGGCGCCATCGCGATCGGGCATCCGCTGGGCGCCTCGGGCGGCCGCGTCCTCGCCACGCTGGCCAAGGTGCTGCGCGAGACGAGGCAGCGCTACGGCGTCGCCACGATCTGCATCGGCGTCGGTCAGGGCCTGGCCGTCGTACTCGAGAACTGCGCTGTCACGGAGTCGGGCCGATGA
- a CDS encoding LysR substrate-binding domain-containing protein, which yields MDLRHLRYFVAVAEERHFGRAAERLHMAQPPLSQQIRQLETELGVQLLHRTTRRVDLTEAGRAYLERARAILADIDEAGQHARLVAAGSVGHLAIGCVGSATYSVLPALSRRLSEELPGVDFSFRGEMLAPDQVEALRTGAIDVALLRPPAADLSLTVHTLRRDRLVVAVPVDHPLARRKRLRVADLAGADLIVHSADRRSVMYDVVLGLLRDAGVEPHIRHEVGETSTLVTLVAGGLGVAVVPEPVTALTLDGVTYLPLAGPDARVELAVAHRADRSEPHLERTVGVIRAMF from the coding sequence ATGGATCTGCGTCACCTGCGGTACTTCGTGGCGGTGGCCGAGGAGCGCCACTTCGGTCGTGCCGCCGAGCGGCTCCACATGGCCCAGCCACCGCTGTCCCAGCAGATCCGCCAGCTCGAAACCGAGCTCGGCGTACAGCTGCTCCACCGCACCACACGCCGCGTCGACCTCACCGAGGCCGGCCGGGCCTACCTGGAGCGGGCACGCGCGATCCTCGCCGACATCGACGAGGCCGGCCAGCACGCACGGCTCGTCGCCGCCGGCTCGGTGGGCCACCTCGCGATCGGGTGCGTGGGCTCCGCGACGTACAGCGTCCTGCCCGCGCTCTCGCGGCGGCTCTCGGAGGAGCTTCCCGGCGTCGACTTCTCCTTCCGTGGCGAGATGCTCGCGCCCGACCAGGTCGAGGCGCTGCGCACCGGCGCGATCGACGTCGCGCTGCTGCGCCCCCCGGCGGCCGACCTCTCCCTCACCGTGCACACGCTGCGCCGGGACCGGCTCGTCGTCGCCGTACCGGTCGACCACCCCCTCGCCCGCCGGAAACGGCTGCGGGTGGCGGACCTGGCCGGTGCCGACCTGATCGTGCACTCCGCCGACCGCCGGTCGGTGATGTACGACGTCGTGCTGGGCCTTCTGCGCGACGCGGGCGTCGAGCCGCACATCCGCCACGAGGTCGGTGAGACGTCGACACTGGTCACACTCGTGGCCGGCGGCCTCGGCGTCGCCGTCGTGCCCGAACCCGTGACAGCACTGACGCTCGACGGCGTCACCTACCTACCACTGGCCGGACCGGACGCGCGCGTGGAACTGGCCGTCGCCCACCGCGCGGACCGCTCCGAGCCGCACCTGGAGCGCACCGTGGGGGTCATCCGTGCGATGTTCTGA
- a CDS encoding chloride channel protein, protein MPAGPATAQQNPLEIVRTRSYISLLVIAAVLGVAISCVAYGFLALVSELQSLLYEDLPKGLGFSGTPDWWAVPLLAVAGVLVALTIRHLPGKGGHEPAEGLKTGDTPSVTSVPGVALASIATLSLGAVLGPEAPLIALGGGLAAGAIRMLKRDAPPTTLAVVAAAGSFAAISELLGSPLIAAFLLMEASGLAGPMLGVVLVPGLLAAGVGSLIFTGLDSWTGLGTYSLSLHQVPPADRPTLAAFGWAILAGLAAAILGEAIRRSAQHLETHVKRRRLPLTVAMGVLVGLLALLYTTVTGKPISGVLFSGQTTIGPLLADHATYSLGTLLLLVVFKSLAYSASLSAFRGGPVFPSLFIGGAGGLAMSHLPGLDTTTGFALGVGALSVAMLKLPMTCALLATLLLGSAGLTVMPLVIVAVVVSYVLTLRLAAPQTPHLGDQKTDGPTVP, encoded by the coding sequence ATGCCGGCCGGACCCGCCACCGCACAGCAGAACCCGCTCGAAATCGTCCGTACCCGCAGCTACATCTCCCTGCTGGTGATCGCGGCCGTACTGGGCGTCGCCATCTCCTGCGTGGCCTACGGGTTCCTCGCCCTCGTCTCCGAACTCCAGTCCCTGCTGTACGAGGACCTGCCCAAGGGCCTCGGCTTCAGCGGAACACCGGACTGGTGGGCTGTGCCCCTACTCGCCGTGGCCGGCGTGCTGGTCGCCCTCACGATTCGCCATCTGCCCGGAAAGGGCGGACACGAGCCGGCCGAAGGGCTCAAGACCGGCGACACCCCGTCGGTGACATCGGTTCCCGGCGTCGCCCTCGCATCGATCGCCACGCTCAGCCTCGGTGCCGTCCTCGGCCCGGAGGCCCCGCTCATCGCCCTCGGCGGCGGACTGGCCGCAGGCGCGATCCGGATGCTGAAACGCGACGCCCCTCCCACCACCCTCGCCGTCGTCGCGGCAGCGGGCAGCTTCGCTGCGATCAGCGAACTCCTCGGCTCCCCACTGATCGCAGCGTTCCTGCTCATGGAAGCCTCCGGCCTGGCCGGTCCGATGCTCGGCGTCGTGCTGGTGCCCGGCCTGCTCGCCGCAGGCGTCGGCTCCCTGATCTTCACCGGCCTGGACTCCTGGACCGGACTTGGCACCTACTCCCTGTCACTGCACCAGGTGCCGCCCGCCGACCGGCCGACACTCGCCGCGTTCGGCTGGGCGATCCTCGCCGGCCTCGCCGCCGCGATCCTCGGCGAGGCCATCCGGCGCTCCGCCCAGCACCTGGAGACGCACGTCAAGCGGCGAAGGCTGCCCCTCACCGTGGCGATGGGCGTACTCGTCGGACTGCTCGCCCTGCTCTACACCACCGTCACCGGCAAACCGATCTCCGGCGTGCTGTTCTCCGGTCAGACCACCATCGGCCCCCTCCTGGCCGACCACGCCACCTACTCCCTCGGCACCCTGCTGCTCCTCGTCGTCTTCAAGTCCCTCGCCTACAGCGCCTCCCTCAGCGCCTTCCGCGGAGGTCCGGTCTTCCCCTCCCTGTTCATCGGCGGTGCGGGCGGACTGGCCATGTCCCACCTTCCCGGCCTGGACACCACCACCGGCTTCGCCCTCGGCGTGGGCGCGCTGAGCGTTGCCATGCTCAAACTGCCCATGACCTGCGCCTTGTTGGCCACCCTGCTTCTTGGCTCCGCGGGACTGACCGTCATGCCGTTGGTGATCGTGGCGGTGGTGGTCTCGTACGTACTGACTCTCCGACTCGCCGCGCCGCAGACTCCTCACCTCGGAGATCAGAAAACTGACGGGCCGACAGTGCCGTGA
- a CDS encoding 3-oxoacid CoA-transferase subunit A has translation MSRAEILESTDAAVARIEDGSTILVGGFGLAGMPFDLIDALIRQGAKDLTIVSNNAGNGDVGLAALLAAGRVRKVLCSFPRQADSWVFDGLYREGKIELEVVPQGNLAERMRAAGAGIGAFYCPTAVGTPLAEGKEEREIDGRKYLLEYPIKGDYALIRAHLADAMGNLVYRRTARNFGPVMATAATTTIVQVDEVVEPGKLDPEAIVTPSIYVDRVVQVAVRHYTVQGAR, from the coding sequence ATGAGCCGGGCGGAAATCCTCGAAAGCACCGACGCCGCGGTCGCCAGGATCGAGGACGGCTCCACCATCCTCGTCGGCGGCTTCGGCCTGGCCGGAATGCCGTTCGATCTGATCGACGCGCTCATCCGGCAGGGCGCGAAGGACCTCACGATCGTGTCCAACAACGCCGGAAACGGCGACGTCGGGCTGGCCGCGCTGCTGGCCGCCGGCCGGGTCCGCAAGGTGCTCTGCTCCTTTCCGCGCCAGGCCGACTCCTGGGTCTTCGACGGCCTCTACCGCGAGGGGAAGATCGAACTCGAAGTGGTACCGCAGGGCAACCTCGCCGAGCGGATGCGCGCGGCCGGTGCCGGCATCGGCGCGTTCTACTGCCCGACCGCGGTCGGCACACCGCTCGCCGAGGGCAAGGAGGAACGGGAGATCGACGGCCGTAAATACCTGCTGGAGTACCCCATCAAGGGCGACTACGCGCTGATCCGCGCGCACCTCGCGGACGCGATGGGCAACCTCGTCTACCGGAGAACGGCCCGCAACTTCGGACCGGTCATGGCCACGGCCGCGACGACCACGATCGTCCAGGTCGACGAGGTCGTCGAGCCCGGCAAGCTCGACCCCGAGGCCATCGTCACCCCGTCCATCTACGTCGACCGGGTCGTCCAAGTGGCGGTCCGCCACTACACCGTCCAGGGGGCACGATGA
- a CDS encoding 3-oxoacid CoA-transferase subunit B yields MTTRPSEQMRADHRLSMDELAAVIARDIPSGAFVNLGIGQPTKIADHLPAGSGVVLHTENGMLNMGPKAEGAAIDPDLTNAGKVPVTELPGAAYFHHADSFAMMRGGHLDVCVLGAYQVAFDGDLANWTTGRPDDIPAVGGAMDLAIGAKDVYVMMTLFTRSGEPKLVPQCTYPLTGVGCVSRVYTDHGVFDVGPDAVRIRETYGVSAPELAERLGITLS; encoded by the coding sequence ATGACCACCAGGCCAAGCGAGCAGATGCGCGCCGACCACCGGCTCTCGATGGACGAACTGGCCGCCGTCATCGCACGCGACATTCCGTCCGGCGCCTTCGTCAACCTCGGCATCGGGCAGCCCACCAAGATCGCCGACCATCTGCCGGCCGGCTCCGGGGTGGTGCTGCACACCGAGAACGGCATGCTCAACATGGGCCCGAAGGCCGAGGGCGCCGCGATCGACCCCGACCTCACCAACGCCGGCAAGGTCCCGGTGACCGAGCTGCCGGGCGCGGCGTACTTCCACCACGCAGACTCCTTCGCCATGATGCGCGGCGGCCACCTCGACGTCTGCGTCCTGGGCGCGTACCAGGTCGCCTTCGACGGCGACCTCGCCAACTGGACCACCGGCAGGCCCGACGACATCCCCGCCGTCGGCGGCGCCATGGACCTGGCCATCGGCGCCAAGGACGTCTACGTGATGATGACGCTCTTCACCCGCTCCGGTGAGCCCAAGCTCGTGCCGCAGTGCACCTACCCGCTCACCGGCGTCGGCTGCGTCAGCCGCGTCTACACCGACCACGGCGTCTTCGACGTCGGCCCCGACGCCGTAAGGATCCGGGAGACGTACGGCGTCAGCGCCCCCGAACTCGCGGAACGACTCGGCATCACGCTGTCTTAA
- a CDS encoding ABC transporter substrate-binding protein, with protein sequence MRRSRITFVLAGAAVAALVVSGCGGNGGGGGTTGKAPAYNAGITDVVNPSDHKGGTAAYQLSSTPDSMDPGNTYYAFMWNFSRVYARALTTYQPAPGKAGLKLVPDLAAELGKPSDNGKTWTYHIRPGLKFSDGTPITTKDVKYAIERSNYAPEVMSNGPTYFNAYLVDNTPKYQGPYKDKTGDLKSIETPDDTTLVFHLNQPFADFDYLVSSPQTAPVPKAKDTGSDYVKNVISSGSYMFQSYQDGKGATLVKNPQWKASSDSIRKQLPDKITVQFNIAQTTVDQNLIAGNATLDIAGAGIAAQSQAAALSNATQKGHVDDAQSGALAYVAISSAVKPFDNVHCRKALEYAVDKVSAQTATGGDIHGDIATTILPPTVAGHVTYDLYKTPGYKGANSPEGLAAAKNELGKCGHPGGFSTNLSARSDRPNEIAIAQAVQASLKKIGVNVGIQQYPSGKYFTDSAGAPAFVHSHGLGLMMMAWAADWPDGYGFLQQIIDGTAIKASGNSNLSELNDPNINKMLDAAIGNTDAAARTKAWGDIDKAAMAQAPLVPLLYRKDPLYRPDQATNVFVTEAYGMYDYLNVGVK encoded by the coding sequence ATGAGGAGATCAAGGATCACTTTCGTTCTTGCGGGGGCCGCAGTCGCGGCGCTGGTCGTGTCCGGGTGCGGCGGCAACGGCGGCGGCGGCGGAACGACGGGCAAGGCCCCCGCCTACAACGCCGGCATCACTGACGTGGTCAATCCCTCCGACCACAAGGGCGGGACAGCGGCGTACCAGTTGTCGAGCACACCGGACTCGATGGACCCCGGCAACACCTACTACGCCTTCATGTGGAACTTCTCGCGGGTCTACGCGCGGGCTCTGACCACCTACCAGCCGGCCCCCGGCAAGGCTGGTCTCAAACTCGTACCGGACCTCGCGGCGGAGCTCGGCAAGCCCAGCGACAACGGCAAGACCTGGACGTACCACATCCGTCCCGGTCTGAAGTTCTCCGACGGCACGCCGATCACGACCAAGGACGTCAAGTACGCCATCGAGCGCAGCAACTACGCGCCCGAGGTGATGTCCAACGGGCCCACGTACTTCAACGCGTATCTGGTGGACAACACCCCCAAGTACCAGGGGCCGTACAAGGACAAGACCGGCGACCTGAAGTCCATCGAGACACCTGACGACACCACCCTCGTCTTCCACCTCAACCAGCCGTTCGCGGACTTCGACTACCTGGTCAGCAGTCCTCAGACGGCGCCGGTCCCCAAGGCCAAGGACACCGGCTCGGACTACGTGAAGAACGTGATCTCGTCCGGCTCGTACATGTTCCAGAGCTACCAGGACGGCAAGGGGGCAACGCTGGTGAAGAACCCGCAGTGGAAAGCGTCCTCCGACTCGATCCGCAAGCAGCTCCCGGACAAGATCACCGTCCAGTTCAACATCGCCCAGACCACGGTCGACCAGAATCTGATCGCCGGTAACGCGACGCTCGACATCGCAGGCGCCGGCATCGCGGCGCAGAGTCAGGCCGCCGCCCTGAGCAATGCGACCCAGAAGGGACACGTCGACGACGCGCAGAGCGGCGCGCTCGCCTATGTGGCGATCTCGAGCGCCGTCAAGCCGTTCGACAATGTGCACTGCCGAAAGGCGCTGGAGTACGCGGTCGACAAGGTCTCCGCGCAGACCGCGACCGGCGGCGACATCCACGGTGACATCGCCACGACGATCCTGCCGCCCACAGTGGCCGGCCACGTCACGTACGACCTGTACAAGACCCCCGGCTACAAGGGAGCGAACTCGCCGGAGGGCCTCGCCGCGGCCAAGAACGAGCTCGGCAAGTGCGGCCACCCGGGCGGCTTCTCCACCAACCTCTCCGCCCGGTCCGACCGGCCCAACGAGATCGCGATCGCCCAGGCCGTCCAGGCCTCGCTGAAGAAGATCGGGGTCAACGTCGGCATCCAGCAGTACCCGTCGGGCAAGTACTTCACGGACAGCGCCGGCGCTCCGGCCTTCGTCCACTCGCACGGTCTCGGTCTGATGATGATGGCGTGGGCCGCCGACTGGCCGGACGGCTACGGCTTCCTCCAGCAGATCATCGACGGCACGGCCATCAAGGCCTCGGGCAACAGCAACCTGTCCGAGCTCAACGATCCAAATATCAACAAGATGCTCGACGCGGCCATCGGCAACACCGACGCCGCGGCCCGCACCAAGGCGTGGGGTGACATCGACAAGGCCGCGATGGCGCAGGCGCCTCTGGTGCCCCTGCTGTACCGCAAGGACCCCCTGTACCGCCCGGACCAAGCGACCAACGTGTTCGTCACCGAGGCCTACGGCATGTACGACTACCTGAACGTCGGCGTCAAGTAG